A region from the Geobacter benzoatilyticus genome encodes:
- a CDS encoding protein-glutamate methylesterase/protein-glutamine glutaminase, whose amino-acid sequence MPLNQPRKLRVLVVDDSSFMRMVIRSVLEKDPAIEVVGIAMDGVEGVEKALTLRPDLITMDIEMPRLDGIAALKQIMVKAPTRVLMVSTLTCEGAKATFDALDAGAIDYIPKNVTDSIDAQKTFKEELLRKVKGAAASILGRSLVETAPQPRVVVPPRPVARPRLTGQHYQYVGIGASTGGPVAIQEVLGRIPGNFPHGIVVAIHMPKAFTGPYAERLNTKCSLQVKEAKAGDIVQPGVVLVTPGGVHTALVRQGSTIAVRTIPTSECPQYIYIPSVDHMLTTFADACNGSLLGVILTGMGADGFKGMKHLKAAGGGTIVQDEATSTIYGMPRACIEGGVADTILPLTQIGPEISKIAG is encoded by the coding sequence ATGCCCCTGAATCAACCTAGAAAGCTGCGCGTACTCGTTGTTGACGACTCATCGTTCATGCGGATGGTTATACGGAGTGTTCTGGAGAAGGACCCTGCCATCGAGGTTGTCGGAATAGCCATGGACGGGGTAGAGGGAGTGGAAAAGGCCCTGACCCTCAGACCCGACCTGATAACCATGGATATTGAAATGCCCCGCCTCGACGGCATTGCAGCCTTGAAACAGATTATGGTCAAGGCTCCGACAAGGGTACTGATGGTTTCCACTCTCACCTGCGAGGGGGCAAAAGCCACTTTCGACGCCCTTGATGCCGGTGCCATCGACTATATCCCCAAAAACGTCACCGACAGTATCGACGCCCAGAAAACCTTCAAGGAGGAACTGCTGCGGAAGGTAAAGGGAGCCGCAGCCTCGATACTCGGCAGGTCCCTGGTGGAAACCGCCCCGCAGCCGCGGGTCGTGGTGCCGCCACGCCCCGTTGCGCGCCCCCGGCTGACGGGTCAGCACTACCAATACGTGGGAATCGGCGCATCCACCGGCGGCCCGGTGGCTATTCAGGAAGTTCTCGGCCGGATACCGGGCAATTTCCCCCACGGGATCGTAGTTGCCATCCACATGCCCAAGGCGTTCACCGGTCCCTACGCCGAACGGCTCAACACCAAGTGCTCGCTTCAGGTGAAAGAGGCAAAGGCCGGCGATATCGTCCAGCCGGGCGTAGTGCTCGTGACCCCCGGCGGCGTACATACGGCGCTGGTCCGCCAGGGAAGCACCATAGCCGTCCGCACCATTCCCACCTCCGAGTGCCCCCAGTACATCTACATCCCCTCGGTCGACCATATGCTGACCACCTTTGCCGATGCCTGCAACGGATCGCTGCTCGGAGTCATACTGACCGGCATGGGCGCTGACGGCTTCAAGGGGATGAAACATCTCAAAGCTGCGGGAGGAGGCACCATCGTCCAGGACGAAGCAACCTCCACCATTTACGGCATGCCCAGGGCCTGCATTGAAGGAGGGGTTGCCGATACGATTCTTCCCCTGACCCAGATAGGACCCGAGATCTCGAAGATCGCCGGCTAA